Proteins from a genomic interval of Zingiber officinale cultivar Zhangliang chromosome 2A, Zo_v1.1, whole genome shotgun sequence:
- the LOC122041940 gene encoding shaggy-related protein kinase gamma isoform X1 has translation MNLASKETSATAGAMDKLPDEMKEMKIRDDKLVGLLQESEATVVDGNVTEAGHIIVTTIGGRNGEPKQTISYMAERVVGRGSFGVVFQAKCLETGETVAIKKVLQDKRYKNRELQTMRIVDHPNVISMKHCFFSATEKDDLYLNLVLEYVPETIHRVIKHYNKMNQRMPLIYVKLYMYQICRALAYLHGSIGVCHRDIKPQNLLVNPHSHQLKICDFGSAKVLVKGESNISYICSRYYRAPELIFGATEYTTAIDIWSAGCVLAELMLGQPLFPGESGVDQLVEIIKVLGTPTREEIKCMNPNYTEHKFPQIKAHPWHKIFHKQMPPESVDLVSRLLQYSPNLRCTALEALIHPFFNELRDPNTRLPNGRFLPPLFNFKPHELKGAPMEMVAKLVPEHARKQCPFLGL, from the exons ATGAATCTTGCATCTAAAGAAACAAGTGCCACGGCTGGTGCCATGGACAAGTTACCAGATGAGATGAAAGAAATGAAAATAAGGGATGATAAG TTGGTTGGATTACTGCAGGAATCTGAAGCAACTGTGGTTGATGGGAATGTGACTGAAGCAGGTCATATAATTGTGACGACGATCGGAGGAAGAAACGGTGAGCCAAAACAG ACAATAAGCTATATGGCTGAACGTGTTGTGGGACGTGGATCATTTGGTGTAGTTTTCCAG GCCAAATGCCTAGAGACTGGAGAAACAGTTGCCATTAAGAAGGTCCTACAAGACAAAAGATACAAGAACCGAGAATTGCAGACTATGCGCATTGTTGACCACCCAAATGTCATCTCTATGAAGCATTGCTTTTTCTCAGCTACTGAGAAAGATGACCTTTACTTGAACCTAGTACTGGAGTATGTTCCAGAGACAATTCATCGAGTTATCAAACACTACAACAAGATGAACCAACGAATGCCACTAATATATGTAAAGCTGTATATGTACCAG ATCTGTAGAGCATTGGCCTATCTTCATGGGAGCATTGGAGTGTGCCATAGAGACATCAAGCCCCAGAATCTTTTG GTGAACCCTCATTCTCATCAATTGAAAATATGTGATTTTGGCAGCGCAAAAGTCTTG GTAAAAGGGGAATCAAATATTTCCTACATTTGTTCTCGATACTATAGAGCTCCCGAACTTATCTTCGGTGCCACCGAGTATACTACAGCAATAGACATTTGGTCTGCTGGTTGCGTTCTTGCTGAACTCATGCTAGGACAG CCTCTCTTTCCAGGAGAAAGTGGAGTCGATCAGCTTGTTGAGATTATaaag GTCCTTGGTACTCCCACAAGAGAAGAAATCAAATGCATGAACCCTAACTACACTGAACACAAATTCCCACAGATAAAGGCCCATCCATGGCATAAG ATATTCCATAAGCAAATGCCACCTGAATCTGTAGATCTTGTCTCCAGGCTTTTACAGTACTCTCCAAACTTGAGATGCACTGCA TTAGAAGCACTAATTCATCCATTCTTTAACGAGTTGCGAGATCCGAATACTCGCTTACCCAATGGCCGTTTTTTACCTCCACTCTTTAATTTCAAGCCTCACG AGTTGAAGGGAGCACCAATGGAGATGGTAGCCAAATTGGTCCCCGAGCATGCAAGAAAGCAATGTCCCTTTCTGGGATTATAA
- the LOC122041940 gene encoding shaggy-related protein kinase gamma isoform X2, with amino-acid sequence MNLASKETSATAGAMDKLPDEMKEMKIRDDKESEATVVDGNVTEAGHIIVTTIGGRNGEPKQTISYMAERVVGRGSFGVVFQAKCLETGETVAIKKVLQDKRYKNRELQTMRIVDHPNVISMKHCFFSATEKDDLYLNLVLEYVPETIHRVIKHYNKMNQRMPLIYVKLYMYQICRALAYLHGSIGVCHRDIKPQNLLVNPHSHQLKICDFGSAKVLVKGESNISYICSRYYRAPELIFGATEYTTAIDIWSAGCVLAELMLGQPLFPGESGVDQLVEIIKVLGTPTREEIKCMNPNYTEHKFPQIKAHPWHKIFHKQMPPESVDLVSRLLQYSPNLRCTALEALIHPFFNELRDPNTRLPNGRFLPPLFNFKPHELKGAPMEMVAKLVPEHARKQCPFLGL; translated from the exons ATGAATCTTGCATCTAAAGAAACAAGTGCCACGGCTGGTGCCATGGACAAGTTACCAGATGAGATGAAAGAAATGAAAATAAGGGATGATAAG GAATCTGAAGCAACTGTGGTTGATGGGAATGTGACTGAAGCAGGTCATATAATTGTGACGACGATCGGAGGAAGAAACGGTGAGCCAAAACAG ACAATAAGCTATATGGCTGAACGTGTTGTGGGACGTGGATCATTTGGTGTAGTTTTCCAG GCCAAATGCCTAGAGACTGGAGAAACAGTTGCCATTAAGAAGGTCCTACAAGACAAAAGATACAAGAACCGAGAATTGCAGACTATGCGCATTGTTGACCACCCAAATGTCATCTCTATGAAGCATTGCTTTTTCTCAGCTACTGAGAAAGATGACCTTTACTTGAACCTAGTACTGGAGTATGTTCCAGAGACAATTCATCGAGTTATCAAACACTACAACAAGATGAACCAACGAATGCCACTAATATATGTAAAGCTGTATATGTACCAG ATCTGTAGAGCATTGGCCTATCTTCATGGGAGCATTGGAGTGTGCCATAGAGACATCAAGCCCCAGAATCTTTTG GTGAACCCTCATTCTCATCAATTGAAAATATGTGATTTTGGCAGCGCAAAAGTCTTG GTAAAAGGGGAATCAAATATTTCCTACATTTGTTCTCGATACTATAGAGCTCCCGAACTTATCTTCGGTGCCACCGAGTATACTACAGCAATAGACATTTGGTCTGCTGGTTGCGTTCTTGCTGAACTCATGCTAGGACAG CCTCTCTTTCCAGGAGAAAGTGGAGTCGATCAGCTTGTTGAGATTATaaag GTCCTTGGTACTCCCACAAGAGAAGAAATCAAATGCATGAACCCTAACTACACTGAACACAAATTCCCACAGATAAAGGCCCATCCATGGCATAAG ATATTCCATAAGCAAATGCCACCTGAATCTGTAGATCTTGTCTCCAGGCTTTTACAGTACTCTCCAAACTTGAGATGCACTGCA TTAGAAGCACTAATTCATCCATTCTTTAACGAGTTGCGAGATCCGAATACTCGCTTACCCAATGGCCGTTTTTTACCTCCACTCTTTAATTTCAAGCCTCACG AGTTGAAGGGAGCACCAATGGAGATGGTAGCCAAATTGGTCCCCGAGCATGCAAGAAAGCAATGTCCCTTTCTGGGATTATAA